The Salvia miltiorrhiza cultivar Shanhuang (shh) chromosome 1, IMPLAD_Smil_shh, whole genome shotgun sequence genome has a window encoding:
- the LOC131022532 gene encoding uncharacterized protein LOC131022532 has protein sequence MKYKIIINVADESSSSPFVLWDRECKNVIGKPAAEVKVQTTTEESEVPNEIRDALLQKKYMFKIKVPLGEGWRYNKAYSVSTLATDPNVVATYSAKCSDSHQSNSVSMLESSNEVMDTIGEQTPVAAQSRLGDESEWIDDGVTKRSLMDEFSSTKPAKKAKIEIKQEKD, from the exons ATGAAGTATAAGATTATAATAAATGTTGCGGATGAGTCTAGCAGTTCACCATTTGTGTTATGGGATAGGGAGTGTAAAAATGTGATAGGAAAACCAGCTGCTGAAGTTAAAGTTCAGACGACGACAGag gaGTCTGAGGTTCCAAATGAGATTCGAGACGCTTTACTACAAAAGAAATACATGTTCAAGATTAAGGTCCCTCTTGGTGAAGGGTGGAGATATAATAAAGCCTATAGTGTCTCAACTCTAGCAACAGACCCTAATGTTGTTGCTACATACTCTGCTAAGTGCTCGGACAGCCATCAATCTAATTCAGTTTCCATGCTTGAGAGTTCAAATGAGGTTATGGATACAATTGGAGAACAAACACCTGTTGCTGCTCAGTCAAGGCTTGGAGATGAGAGTGAATGGATTGATGACGGAGTAACTAAAAGAAGTCTAATGGATGAATTTTCTTCCACTAAACCAGCAAAGAAAGCTAAAATTGAAATCAAGCAAGAGAAAGACTAG
- the LOC131022444 gene encoding serine/threonine-protein phosphatase BSL3 isoform X2, whose protein sequence is MDVDSAMAGEPDHDPSADSATANTVALLSNQSQSSSPQLQQEQSNINNNSNSGGGAVVGGPRCAPTYTAVNAIIDKKEDGPGPRCGHTLTAVPAVGEEGSPGYIGPRLILFGGATALEGNSAASGTPSSAGSAGIRLAGATADVHCYDVLANKWSCVTPIGEPPTPRAAHVATAVGTMVVIQGGIGPAGLSAEDLHVLDLTQQRPRWHRVVVHGPGPGPRYGHVMALVGQRYLMAIGGNDGKRPLADVWALDTAAKPYEWRKLEPEGEGPPPCMYATASARSDGLLLLCGGRDANSVPLASAYGLAKHRDGRWEWAIAPGVSPSPRYQHAAVFVNARLHVSGGALGGGRMVEDSSSVAVLDTAAGVWCDTKSVVTTPRTGRYSADAAGGDAAVELTRRCRHAAAAVGDLIFIYGGLRGGVLLDDLLVAEDLAAAETTSAASHAAAAAAASNLQQGRPQGRYGFNDDRPRVPLTDSAADGSVVVGSPVAPPVNGDIYTDISTENAMLQGSRQLSKGVDYLVEAAAAEAEAISATLRAAKARQVNGEVELPDRDRGAEATPSGKQSTLIKPDSAMSNNSIPAGVRLHHRAVVVAAETGGALGGMVRQLSIDQFENEGRRVSYGTPESATAARKLLDRQMSINSVPKKVIAHLLKPRGWKPPVRRQFFLDCNEIADLCDSAERIFASEPSVLQLKAPIKIFGDLHGQFGDLMRLFDEYGSPSTAGDIAYIDYLFLGDYVDRGQHSLETITLLLALKVEYPLQVHLIRGNHEAADINALFGFRIECIERMGERDGIWAWHRINRLFNWLPLAALIEKKIICMHGGIGRSINHVEQIENIQRPIPMEAGSIVLMDLLWSDPTENDSVEGLRPNARGPGLVTFGPDRVMEFCNNNDLQLIVRAHECVMDGFERFAQGHLITLFSATNYCGTANNAGAILVLGRDLVVVPKLIHPLPPAISSPETSPERHVEDTWMQELNANRPPTPTRGRPQVTNDRGSLAWI, encoded by the exons ATGGACGTCGATTCCGCTATGGCGGGCGAGCCTGATCACGATCCGTCGGCGGACTCCGCCACTGCTAATACGGTTGCGCTGCTGTCCAACCAATCTCAATCCTCGTCGCCGCAGCTGCAGCAGGAACAAAGCAATATCAACAATAATAGTAATAGCGGAGGAGGGGCGGTTGTGGGGGGACCACGCTGCGCTCCGACGTATACTGCGGTGAACGCGATTATTGACAAGAAGGAGGATGGTCCGGGTCCGCGATGTGGTCACACGCTGACGGCGGTGCCGGCGGTTGGGGAGGAGGGGAGTCCTGGGTATATTGGGCCGAGGTTGATTCTCTTTGGAGGGGCGACGGCGCTCGAAGGCAATTCAGCTGCTTCGGGAACTCCTTCTTCTGCGGGAAGCGCAGGAATCC GGTTGGCTGGGGCTACTGCAGATGTGCATTGCTATGATGTATTGGCAAATAAGTGGTCTTG TGTTACCCCAATTGGGGAACCACCCACACCTAGGGCAGCTCATGTTGCGACTGCTGTAGGTACCATGGTTGTTATTCAG GGTGGGATTGGTCCGGCGGGTTTATCGGCTGAAGATCTTCATGTTCTGGACCTTACACAGCAACGGCCAAGATGGCATAG gGTTGTGGTGCATGGTCCTGGCCCAGGGCCACGGTATGGGCATGTAATGGCTTTGGTGGGACAGCGATATTTAATGGCAATTGGTGGAAATGATG GGAAACGACCTTTAGCTGATGTATGGGCATTAGACACTGCTGCAAAGCCATATGAATGGAGGAAACTAGAACCTGAGGGTGAAGGCCCACCTCCATGCAT GTATGCAACTGCAAGTGCACGCTCTGATGGTCTTCTTCTGCTTTGTGGTGGAAGGGATGCGAATAGTGTT CCACTAGCTAGTGCATATGGGCTTGCCAAACACAGAGATGGTAGGTGGGAATGGGCCATCGCACCTGGTGTCTCACCATCACCAAGATATCAGCATGCAGCG GTTTTTGTTAACGCACGTCTTCATGTGTCTGGAGGGGCACTTGGTGGTGGACGCATGGTAGAGGACTCATCAAGTGTTGCCG TATTGGATACAGCAGCTGGAGTATGGTGTGATACAAAGTCTGTTGTCACGACTCCGAGAACAGGTCGGTACAGTGCCGATGCTGCTGGAGGAGATGCAGCAGTTGAATTAACAAGGCGCTGTAGGCATGCTGCCGCTGCTGTGGGTGACTTGATATTCATTTATGGTGGTCTACGTGGTG GGGTGCTTCTTGATGATTTGCTTGTTGCTGAAGATCTGGCTGCTGCTGAAACGACTAGTGCAGCTTCTCATGCGGCAGCTGCGGCTGCGGCATCCAATTTGCAGCAAGGGAGGCCACAAGGCAGATACGGATTTAATGATGATAGACCAAGGGTACCTCTAACTGATTCTGCCGCTGATGGTTCAGTTGTTGTTGGAAGTCCTGTTGCCCCTCCTGTAAATGGTGATATCTATACAGATATAAGCACAGAGAATGCAATGCTACAGGGTTCTCG ACAACTAAGTAAAGGTGTCGACTACTTGGTTGAAGCTGCTGCAGCTGAAGCTGAGGCGATAAGTGCCACATTAAGAGCTGCTAAAGCTCGACAAGTGAATGGAGAGGTTGAGCTGCCAGACAGAGATCGTGGGGCAGAGGCAACGCCAAGTGGAAAACAATCTACGTTGATCAAACCTGACTCTGCAATGTCAAATAATTCTATCCCAGCTGGAGTTCGACTTCATCATCGTGCT GTGGTTGTTGCTGCAGAGACTGGTGGTGCCTTAGGTGGTATGGTTAGACAGCTGTCAATTGATCAGTTTGAAAATGAAGGCAGACGGGTCAGCTATGGAACTCCAGAAAGTGCAACAGCAGCTAGGAAACTTTTAGATCGGCAAATGTCAATTAATAGTGTACCTAAGAAG GTTATTGCTCATCTTTTGAAACCTCGTGGGTGGAAGCCTCCAGTTCGAAGACAATTTTTCTTGGACTGTAATGAGATTGCTGATCTTTGTGATAGCGCTGAGAGAATATTTGCTAGTGAACCAAGTGTGCTACAGCTGAAGGCTCCTATTAAAATATTTGGTGACTTGCACGGTCAATTTGGAGATCTTATGAGACTTTTTGATGAATATGGATCTCCTTCTACCGCAGGAGACATAGC ATATATTGATTATCTCTTCCTGGGAGACTATGTTGACCGTGGCCAGCATAGCTTGGAAACCATTACTCTTCTCCTTGCTTTGAAG GTCGAGTATCCACTTCAAGTACATTTAATCCGCGGCAATCATGAGGCTGCTGATATCAATGCGCTTTTTGGCTTTCGGATTGAGTGCATTGAGCGTATG GGTGAGAGAGATGGAATATGGGCATGGCATCGGATAAACAGATTGTTCAACTGGCTTCCTCTGGCTGctttaattgaaaaaaagatTATCTGTATGCATGGTGGTATTGGGAGATCCATAAACCATGTTGAACAGATTGAGAATATTCAACGGCCAATTCCTATGGAAGCAGGATCAATTGTTCTTATGGACTTATTGTG GTCCGATCCCACTGAAAATGACAGTGTAGAAGGGCTGCGGCCAAATGCTAGAGGTCCTGGGTTAGTAACCTTCGGG CCTGATCGCGTCATGGAGTTCTGTAACAACAATGATCTTCAGTTGATAGTCCGAGCACATGAATGTGTAATGGACGGCTTTGAAAGATTTGCTCAGGGACACTTAATTACTCTTTTTTCTGCAACAAACTACTGTG GTACTGCAAATAATGCTGGTGCTATCTTGGTTTTGGGTAGAGATTTAGTAGTTGTGCCCAAACTCATC
- the LOC131022444 gene encoding serine/threonine-protein phosphatase BSL3 isoform X1, translated as MDVDSAMAGEPDHDPSADSATANTVALLSNQSQSSSPQLQQEQSNINNNSNSGGGAVVGGPRCAPTYTAVNAIIDKKEDGPGPRCGHTLTAVPAVGEEGSPGYIGPRLILFGGATALEGNSAASGTPSSAGSAGIRLAGATADVHCYDVLANKWSCVTPIGEPPTPRAAHVATAVGTMVVIQGGIGPAGLSAEDLHVLDLTQQRPRWHRVVVHGPGPGPRYGHVMALVGQRYLMAIGGNDGKRPLADVWALDTAAKPYEWRKLEPEGEGPPPCMYATASARSDGLLLLCGGRDANSVPLASAYGLAKHRDGRWEWAIAPGVSPSPRYQHAAVFVNARLHVSGGALGGGRMVEDSSSVAVLDTAAGVWCDTKSVVTTPRTGRYSADAAGGDAAVELTRRCRHAAAAVGDLIFIYGGLRGGVLLDDLLVAEDLAAAETTSAASHAAAAAAASNLQQGRPQGRYGFNDDRPRVPLTDSAADGSVVVGSPVAPPVNGDIYTDISTENAMLQGSRQLSKGVDYLVEAAAAEAEAISATLRAAKARQVNGEVELPDRDRGAEATPSGKQSTLIKPDSAMSNNSIPAGVRLHHRAVVVAAETGGALGGMVRQLSIDQFENEGRRVSYGTPESATAARKLLDRQMSINSVPKKVIAHLLKPRGWKPPVRRQFFLDCNEIADLCDSAERIFASEPSVLQLKAPIKIFGDLHGQFGDLMRLFDEYGSPSTAGDIAYIDYLFLGDYVDRGQHSLETITLLLALKVEYPLQVHLIRGNHEAADINALFGFRIECIERMGERDGIWAWHRINRLFNWLPLAALIEKKIICMHGGIGRSINHVEQIENIQRPIPMEAGSIVLMDLLWSDPTENDSVEGLRPNARGPGLVTFGPDRVMEFCNNNDLQLIVRAHECVMDGFERFAQGHLITLFSATNYCGTANNAGAILVLGRDLVVVPKLIHPLPPAISSPETSPERHVEDTWMQVLHLSPTMQSLSYYLIMWSDWSCFFPYVIHFVFFSFNLWIQSRSSMLIGHLRLLEVDLKSLMIEVLLLGFRL; from the exons ATGGACGTCGATTCCGCTATGGCGGGCGAGCCTGATCACGATCCGTCGGCGGACTCCGCCACTGCTAATACGGTTGCGCTGCTGTCCAACCAATCTCAATCCTCGTCGCCGCAGCTGCAGCAGGAACAAAGCAATATCAACAATAATAGTAATAGCGGAGGAGGGGCGGTTGTGGGGGGACCACGCTGCGCTCCGACGTATACTGCGGTGAACGCGATTATTGACAAGAAGGAGGATGGTCCGGGTCCGCGATGTGGTCACACGCTGACGGCGGTGCCGGCGGTTGGGGAGGAGGGGAGTCCTGGGTATATTGGGCCGAGGTTGATTCTCTTTGGAGGGGCGACGGCGCTCGAAGGCAATTCAGCTGCTTCGGGAACTCCTTCTTCTGCGGGAAGCGCAGGAATCC GGTTGGCTGGGGCTACTGCAGATGTGCATTGCTATGATGTATTGGCAAATAAGTGGTCTTG TGTTACCCCAATTGGGGAACCACCCACACCTAGGGCAGCTCATGTTGCGACTGCTGTAGGTACCATGGTTGTTATTCAG GGTGGGATTGGTCCGGCGGGTTTATCGGCTGAAGATCTTCATGTTCTGGACCTTACACAGCAACGGCCAAGATGGCATAG gGTTGTGGTGCATGGTCCTGGCCCAGGGCCACGGTATGGGCATGTAATGGCTTTGGTGGGACAGCGATATTTAATGGCAATTGGTGGAAATGATG GGAAACGACCTTTAGCTGATGTATGGGCATTAGACACTGCTGCAAAGCCATATGAATGGAGGAAACTAGAACCTGAGGGTGAAGGCCCACCTCCATGCAT GTATGCAACTGCAAGTGCACGCTCTGATGGTCTTCTTCTGCTTTGTGGTGGAAGGGATGCGAATAGTGTT CCACTAGCTAGTGCATATGGGCTTGCCAAACACAGAGATGGTAGGTGGGAATGGGCCATCGCACCTGGTGTCTCACCATCACCAAGATATCAGCATGCAGCG GTTTTTGTTAACGCACGTCTTCATGTGTCTGGAGGGGCACTTGGTGGTGGACGCATGGTAGAGGACTCATCAAGTGTTGCCG TATTGGATACAGCAGCTGGAGTATGGTGTGATACAAAGTCTGTTGTCACGACTCCGAGAACAGGTCGGTACAGTGCCGATGCTGCTGGAGGAGATGCAGCAGTTGAATTAACAAGGCGCTGTAGGCATGCTGCCGCTGCTGTGGGTGACTTGATATTCATTTATGGTGGTCTACGTGGTG GGGTGCTTCTTGATGATTTGCTTGTTGCTGAAGATCTGGCTGCTGCTGAAACGACTAGTGCAGCTTCTCATGCGGCAGCTGCGGCTGCGGCATCCAATTTGCAGCAAGGGAGGCCACAAGGCAGATACGGATTTAATGATGATAGACCAAGGGTACCTCTAACTGATTCTGCCGCTGATGGTTCAGTTGTTGTTGGAAGTCCTGTTGCCCCTCCTGTAAATGGTGATATCTATACAGATATAAGCACAGAGAATGCAATGCTACAGGGTTCTCG ACAACTAAGTAAAGGTGTCGACTACTTGGTTGAAGCTGCTGCAGCTGAAGCTGAGGCGATAAGTGCCACATTAAGAGCTGCTAAAGCTCGACAAGTGAATGGAGAGGTTGAGCTGCCAGACAGAGATCGTGGGGCAGAGGCAACGCCAAGTGGAAAACAATCTACGTTGATCAAACCTGACTCTGCAATGTCAAATAATTCTATCCCAGCTGGAGTTCGACTTCATCATCGTGCT GTGGTTGTTGCTGCAGAGACTGGTGGTGCCTTAGGTGGTATGGTTAGACAGCTGTCAATTGATCAGTTTGAAAATGAAGGCAGACGGGTCAGCTATGGAACTCCAGAAAGTGCAACAGCAGCTAGGAAACTTTTAGATCGGCAAATGTCAATTAATAGTGTACCTAAGAAG GTTATTGCTCATCTTTTGAAACCTCGTGGGTGGAAGCCTCCAGTTCGAAGACAATTTTTCTTGGACTGTAATGAGATTGCTGATCTTTGTGATAGCGCTGAGAGAATATTTGCTAGTGAACCAAGTGTGCTACAGCTGAAGGCTCCTATTAAAATATTTGGTGACTTGCACGGTCAATTTGGAGATCTTATGAGACTTTTTGATGAATATGGATCTCCTTCTACCGCAGGAGACATAGC ATATATTGATTATCTCTTCCTGGGAGACTATGTTGACCGTGGCCAGCATAGCTTGGAAACCATTACTCTTCTCCTTGCTTTGAAG GTCGAGTATCCACTTCAAGTACATTTAATCCGCGGCAATCATGAGGCTGCTGATATCAATGCGCTTTTTGGCTTTCGGATTGAGTGCATTGAGCGTATG GGTGAGAGAGATGGAATATGGGCATGGCATCGGATAAACAGATTGTTCAACTGGCTTCCTCTGGCTGctttaattgaaaaaaagatTATCTGTATGCATGGTGGTATTGGGAGATCCATAAACCATGTTGAACAGATTGAGAATATTCAACGGCCAATTCCTATGGAAGCAGGATCAATTGTTCTTATGGACTTATTGTG GTCCGATCCCACTGAAAATGACAGTGTAGAAGGGCTGCGGCCAAATGCTAGAGGTCCTGGGTTAGTAACCTTCGGG CCTGATCGCGTCATGGAGTTCTGTAACAACAATGATCTTCAGTTGATAGTCCGAGCACATGAATGTGTAATGGACGGCTTTGAAAGATTTGCTCAGGGACACTTAATTACTCTTTTTTCTGCAACAAACTACTGTG GTACTGCAAATAATGCTGGTGCTATCTTGGTTTTGGGTAGAGATTTAGTAGTTGTGCCCAAACTCATC